The following proteins are encoded in a genomic region of Trypanosoma brucei gambiense DAL972 chromosome 8, complete sequence:
- a CDS encoding nucleolar protein, putative, whose product MSKTLYLLYEGPTGYALFKVLTTEEIGAGDVALQKDLQTFATFSPWVKLLSFAPYQSPENALEDAVCINESIVSPFLNNFLTSVLSKKATKSEANWELGVSDPKLGSAIHDELKFAVLCNENVVEMCRCLRLHAEKLLPEHQEKDILRAQCGLGHAFSRNKVKFNVHRSDNMIIQSSALTEHMDKGVNLLGMRVKEWYGWHFPELAKEVPEPLKYSKVALLIGSRSTLEERDTEEVTQQIAEILEGDEALAARVYEKAVTSMGGDMAEVDWSNIRRFMKRVVSLGDYRESLQQYLVDKMMLVAPNLTELMGQNIGAKLISKAGSLTNLAKSPASTIQILGAEKALFRALKKRKGNTPKYGLIFHSTFIQRAAKEHRGKISRYLANKAALACRIDCFMDAPPQVFGEKLREQVEARLNFFDTGNKPPSNRVAMEEALEQYKKIIRRRAKKQRTAQSAEAEGECEELSETPKQKRSRREVPQESA is encoded by the coding sequence ATGTCAAAAACACTTTATCTCTTATATGAGGGTCCCACGGGTTATGCCCTGTTTAAGGTACTCACCACGGAGGAAATCGGTGCTGGTGATGTTGCACTACAGAAGGACCTTCAAACGTTTGCCACGTTTTCCCCGTGGGTGAAACTTCTATCCTTCGCACCTTATCAGTCACCGGAGAATGCGTTGGAGGACGCCGTTTGCATTAATGAATCTATTGTAAGTCCTTTCCTGAATAACTTTTTGACTTCGGTTCTGTCAAAGAAGGCAACAAAGAGTGAAGCCAACTGGGAGCTTGGTGTGTCAGACCCCAAGTTGGGGAGTGCTATTCACGATGAGCTGAAATTCGCTGTGTTGTGCAATGAAAACGTGGTGGAGATGTGCCGCTGTTTGCGTTTGCACGCCGAGAAATTGTTGCCCGAGCATCAAGAAAAGGATATACTTCGTGCGCAGTGCGGTCTCGGCCACGCCTTCTCCCGCAACAAAGTGAAATTCAACGTTCATCGCAGTGACAACATGATTATTCAATCTTCTGCTTTGACAGAGCACATGGACAAGGGCGTCAACCTTCTTGGAATGCGCGTAAAGGAATGGTACGGTTGGCACTTTCCTGAATTGGCTAAGGAGGTGCCGGAGCCACTCAAGTATTCCAAAGTCGCTCTGTTAATTGGTAGCCGCAGCACGCTGGAAGAGCGCGATACTGAGGAGGTAACGCAACAAATCGCTGAGATTCTCGAGGGTGATGAAGCTCTCGCGGCTCGTGTGTATGAGAAAGCCGTCACGTCGATGGGTGGCGATATGGCAGAGGTTGACTGGTCAAACATTCGCCGCTTCATGAAACGTGTCGTGTCTCTTGGAGACTACCGAGAGTCGTTACAACAGTACCTTGTGGATAAGATGATGCTTGTGGCACCCAATTTAACGGAGTTGATGGGGCAGAACATCGGTGCGAAGCTCATCTCGAAAGCCGGTTCCCTTACAAACCTCGCCAAATCGCCTGCGAGTACCATCCAGATTCTCGGTGCAGAGAAGGCTTTATTCCGTGCCTTGAAAAAGCGGAAGGGCAACACCCCCAAATACGGCCTTATTTTCCATTCCACCTTCATTCAGCGCGCCGCTAAGGAGCATAGGGGTAAGATTTCTCGTTACCTTGCCAACAAAGCTGCCCTTGCGTGCCGCATTGATTGTTTCATGGACGCCCCGCCGCAGGTCTTTGGCGAGAAATTGCGAGAACAGGTGGAAGCGCGGCTCAATTTCTTTGACACGGGTAATAAACCGCCCTCAAACCGTGTAGCTATGGAGGAGGCGCTCgaacaatacaaaaaaattattcgCCGCCGTGCAAAGAAACAACGGACCGCTCAAAGCGCTGAAGCCGAAGGTGAGTGTGAGGAACTGAGTGAGACACCGAAGCAGAAGCGATCACGCCGAGAAGTGCCACAAGAATCGGCATAG
- a CDS encoding mitogen-activated protein kinase, putative — protein sequence MGSKGEELMQELIVELREMNSRYTVHRFLSSGSYGAVFAGVDESDLPVAIKRVFNTISEGRTINILSDPFLCKRVLREIMLLNHFHHPNILGLKNMFIHLQPPGQHKLYLVTDLMRTDLAQVIHDKRIDISPQHIRFFMYHIILGLHVLHEAGVVHRDLHPGNVLVSENNDITICDFNLAREDTQDPNKTHYVTHRWYRAPELVMQFKGFTKLVDMWSAGCVMGELFNRRALFRGSTFYNQLDKIVEVVGAPTEEDHLDMFSSSQARNYLRNALSHCKPRPWCDVVPTADAEAIDLLSRMLEFNPARRISAEQALQHPYFASLYDPLDLTEACSGPFHFPEVSDIFSMHQMFLAEVRGFEARRLKRENIIQQRLALSNGTTNAKEVLGCDHMLRTHSLMEVSDLPTSMP from the coding sequence ATGGGTTCTAAAGGCGAGGAGCTGATGCAAGAGCTCATTGTGGAATTACGGGAGATGAATTCTCGTTATACGGTGCACCGTTTTCTCAGCAGTGGGAGCTATGGGGCTGTTTTTGCAGGCGTGGATGAAAGCGATCTTCCCGTGGCGATTAAACGGGTGTTCAACACCATCTCTGAGGGTCGGACCATAAATATCCTCTCCGATCCTTTTCTCTGCAAACGGGTGTTGCGGGAGATTATGCTGCTGAACCACTTCCACCACCCAAACATACTCGGACTGAAGAACATGTTCATACATCTGCAGCCCCCGGGCCAGCACAAACTGTACCTCGTCACCGACCTCATGCGTACCGACCTGGCACAAGTTATACACGATAAGCGCATTGATATTTCTCCCCAGCACATCCGCTTCTTCATGTACCACATCATACTTGGATTGCATGTTCTGCACGAAGCGGGTGTTGTACATCGTGATCTGCACCCAGGAAATGTACTTGTCTCTGAGAACAATGACATCACCATATGTGACTTCAATCTGGCACGAGAGGATACGCAGGATCCAAATAAAACACACTACGTGACGCACCGCTGGTACCGCGCACCGGAACTCGTGATGCAGTTCAAAGGATTCACGAAACTTGTCGATATGTGGTCTGCTGGGTGCGTAATGGGTGAGCTTTTCAACCGTCGTGCCCTTTTTCGTGGTTCTACATTCTACAACCAGTTAGACAAAATTGTGGAAGTTGTAGGAGCGCCCACGGAGGAAGACCACCTTGATATGTTCTCATCTTCGCAGGCGCGGAATTACCTTCGTAACGCCCTCTCGCACTGCAAGCCCCGGCCATGGTGTGATGTGGTGCCCACTGCCGATGCTGAAGCAATAGATTTGCTCAGTCGTATGCTTGAATTCAATCCAGCGCGGCGTATCAGTGCTGAGCAGGCTTTGCAGCATCCCTATTTTGCATCTCTATATGACCCACTGGATCTTACGGAGGCATGCAGTGGTCCTTTCCATTTCCCAGAGGTGAGCGACATCTTCTCCATGCATCAAATGTTCTTGGCGGAGGTTCGTGGCTTTGAGGCTCGGCGGTTAAAGAGAGAGAATATCATACAACAACGACTCGCACTTTCGAATGGCACCACAAATGCGAAGGAAGTACTCGGCTGTGACCATATGCTGCGGACTCATAGTCTTATGGAAGTGTCAGATCTTCCCACCTCTATGCCCTAA
- a CDS encoding guanosine diphosphatase, putative, with amino-acid sequence MLHSNHPKQSRFLPPFVIFPLFTLLTLVLLYAAGYFIGLSRYHSLTRDEHALDADGRDSRCVSQQEMLRNTHKVAAGTLKRLKEDRDELKKKLKLLEEGKGRTGEPAASCGGKDATSNNGEGASVNDGGGNMTGSAAVSLQRAANLIDSLTHQTESWLKKAADTTPSLAACNKSPRRYSVVFDAGSTGSRVHVYRYNLTSNPYDNIDSAPNGAHASLLPYLKLEDELFIENHEPLSGFSDPRGAAASLVPLLDAAKAHVPTDMHACVGIELKATAGLRRIGTEQAGRVLDAVRREFQKGPFWVHSELGSVRILEGREEGPLAWLTVNFLIGSLSGTKETATILDLGGGSTQVVMRPNDPEVLEGHEEFTDTFAINGKSVKLYQHSYEGNGLNAAREQLLASVATSVATGGTTTAAKSGPLRAFPCFPQGYAHEKSGVSNGVGGGGVTPSMEECVALFRKHVVRSGGECSSKSCGFNGVFQPDVRTAVSGPVYAFSFYHDLLMPHMTAGTAVIRLQDIIGIASQVCKSMKSVEQLRRENKGKVSVHPSLRPELECLHLSYVVALLRDGFHYPLDQELHIAKKIDGYETAWTLGASLVSLEEHCV; translated from the coding sequence ATGTTGCACTCAAACCACCCCAAGCAGTCGCGCTTTTTGCCgccttttgttatttttccattGTTTACGTTACTGACGTTGGTACTGTTGTACGCCGCAGGCTACTTCATTGGTTTGTCACGGTACCATTCACTTACGAGGGATGAGCACGCTTTAGATGCGGATGGGCGTGACTCACGGTGTGTTTCGCAACAAGAGATGTTGAGGAACACTCATAAGGTGGCTGCGGGGACACTTAAGCGCCTGAAAGAGGATCGTGATGAGCTAAAGAAGAAACTTAAACTCcttgaggaaggaaagggccGCACTGGGGAGCCGGCGGCGTCatgtggaggaaaagatgCGACCTCCAACAATGGTGAAGGTGCGTCGGTTAATgacggaggaggaaatatGACTGGTAGCGCCGCCGTGAGTCTCCAACGGGCGGCCAATCTAATTGACAGCCTTACACACCAAACGGAAAGTTGGTTGAAAAAGGCAGCTGATACGACACCGTCATTGGCAGCGTGTAACAAATCCCCAAGGCGATACAGTGTTGTGTTTGACGCTGGTAGCACTGGCAGTCGTGTGCACGTTTACAGGTATAACTTGACCTCAAACCCATACGATAACATAGATTCTGCACCAAATGGTGCGCATGCCTCGTTGCTACCCTATTTGAAGCTGGAAGATGAACTCTTCATTGAGAACCACGAGCCGCTGTCGGGGTTTAGCGATCCCAGAGGAGCTGCTGCCTCTTTGGTGCCGTTACTCGACGCAGCAAAAGCCCATGTACCAACAGATATGCACGCGTGTGTAGGTATTGAACTGAAAGCGACCGCAGGGCTGCGACGCATTGGTACAGAACAGGCCGGGAGAGTGCTGGACGCCGTTCGTCGTGAGTTCCAGAAGGGGCCTTTTTGGGTCCACTCGGAGCTTGGGTCTGTGAGAATTCTTGAGGGACGTGAGGAGGGACCGCTAGCGTGGCTCACGGTTAACTTCCTCATCGGGAGCCTAAGTGGTACCAAGGAAACGGCTACTATACTTGACCTTGGCGGAGGCTCCACGCAGGTTGTAATGCGGCCGAATGACCCAGAGGTGCTCGAGGGCCACGAGGAGTTCACAGACACGTTTGCCATCAATGGCAAGTCGGTAAAGCTGTATCAGCACAGCTACGAGGGTAATGGATTGAACGCCGCGAGAGAGCAACTCCTAGCTTCTGTGGCGACTTCGGTGGCAACCGGGGGGACAACTACTGCCGCAAAGTCCGGTCCACTACGTGCTTTTCCATGCTTTCCACAAGGATATGCTCATGAGAAGAGTGGAGTTTCCAACGGtgtgggaggaggaggtgtaACACCATCCATGGAGGAGTGTGTAGCTCTCTTCCGGAAACATGTGGTTCGCTCCGGTGGCGAGTGTAGTAGCAAAAGCTGTGGCTTTAATGGTGTTTTTCAGCCCGATGTGCGGACTGCAGTATCTGGACCCGTGTATGCCTTCTCATTCTACCACGACCTCTTGATGCCCCACATGACAGCAGGAACAGCAGTCATCCGTCTGCAGGATATCATCGGTATCGCGAGCCAGGTTTGCAAGTCGATGAAATCTGTGGAGCAACTCCGTCGTGAAAATAAGGGGAAGGTAAGTGTTCACCCCTCGCTGAGGCCTGAATTGGAGTGTCTACATCTGTCCTACGTAGTTGCGTTGCTGCGCGATGGGTTTCATTACCCTCTTGATCAGGAGCTTCACATAGCCAAGAAAATTGACGGTTACGAGACGGCGTGGACGCTCGGCGCCTCACTTGTCAGCTTAGAGGAGCACTGTGTGTGA
- a CDS encoding ATP-dependent DEAD/H RNA helicase, putative,(fragment), with protein RHGLMRSGYIAPSLVQSVAIPLFMAKHDVVGVAPTGSGKTVAFALPALAALARRLESDHVENSASTEASGDPSEESGRVRAVPHVLVLCPTRELVQQTRRVFSLLSENAVRIAGMYGGQDREQQLEYVRHMGGCDVLVATPGRLCDFVEAREVSLKAVSFLIMDEADRMLELGFAPQLEFLMSDIKRYRRSRQTTMWTATWNATVGGLATRFMQPERLLLEVDREHKVNSNVTQRMYALSDPSQRLQAIVKLYDDGVINRRQQVLIFANRKEEVEWLASELSRALRAPPNMLQFLHGGMRQKRREAMIRGFSCNEVRVLCATDVAARGIDVPGLSHVINYDLPAHVDAYVHRIGRTGRAGRTGTAHTFVTAGDPNAPIIARFIVQQQQGAALPDDVLSIVQDVERCGTAPSRQRYKFHSTVAGKDWRVPANEKQTQTQGSRYVRGVGLVTTLKRPATRK; from the coding sequence CGGCACGGACTTATGCGATCCGGGTATATTGCACCAAGTCTTGTGCAGTCTGTGGCGATTCCTTTGTTTATGGCAAAACACGACGTTGTTGGGGTTGCGCCAACCGGGAGTGGAAAAACTGTAGCGTTCGCGCTTCCTGCGCTTGCAGCCCTCGCCAGGCGGCTGGAGAGTGACCATGTTGAAAATAGCGCAAGTACTGAGGCCAGCGGAGATCCATCGGAGGAGTCTGGGAGGGTGCGGGCGGTGCCGCATGTGCTGGTTCTGTGCCCCACTAGAGAATTAGTGCAACAAACGCGTCGGGTTTTTTCCCTGTTGTCGGAAAATGCAGTGCGCATAGCTGGTATGTACGGAGGACAGGATCGGGAGCAGCAACTGGAATATGTGCGGCACATGGGGGGATGCGACGTACTGGTGGCGACCCCGGGCCGGCTTTGTGACTTTGTTGAGGCCCGAGAAGTCAGCCTGAAGGCGGTGAGCTTTCTTATTATGGACGAAGCAGACCGAATGTTGGAGCTTGGTTTTGCACCGCAGTTGGAGTTTCTGATGTCAGATATTAAGAGGTATCGACGAAGCCGGCAGACAACGATGTGGACGGCCACATGGAATGCCACCGTTGGGGGACTGGCCACGCGGTTTATGCAACCTGAGCGGCTTTTGCTAGAAGTAGACCGTGAGCATAAGGTTAACTCGAATGTTACGCAAAGAATGTACGCTTTGTCCGACCCTTCTCAACGGTTACAGGCAATTGTTAAGCTTTACGATGATGGCGTGATTAACCGAAGGCAACAGGTTCTTATTTTTGCCAACCGGAAAGAGGAGGTGGAGTGGTTGGCGAGTGAACTCTCACGTGCGTTGCGAGCACCACCAAATATGCTTCAGTTTCTGCATGGTGGTATGCGGCAGAAGCGCCGTGAGGCGATGATACGAGGCTTCAGCTGCAACGAAGTCCGTGTACTTTGCGCCACTGATGTTGCTGCCCGCGGCATCGACGTTCCTGGTCTTTCACACGTGATCAACTATGACCTCCCAGCTCATGTCGATGCGTACGTACATCGCATTGGGCGGACGGGAAGAGCCGGCCGAACCGGGACAGCGCACACGTTTGTTACCGCAGGTGACCCAAACGCACCGATTATCGCACGTTTCAttgtgcagcagcaacaggggGCGGCACTACCTGATGACGTACTTTCAATAGTGCAAGATGTGGAACGATGTGGGACAGCGCCTTCCCGCCAGCGATATAAATTTCACTCGACTGTGGCAGGAAAGGATTGGCGGGTACCAGCCAATGAAAAGCAAACGCAGACACAGGGTAGTCGCTACGTTCGAGGAGTTGGTCTCGTTACAACGCTCAAGCGACCAGCGACCCGTAAATAA
- a CDS encoding ATP-dependent DEAD/H RNA helicase, putative,(fragment), with amino-acid sequence MRHWTFHCLRTVRQCSVKVGSAYWGPRSVQFRHAKLPPHDAGNAHATSGMATVQEVESGAPRKYGVVGMPHAPPVESHESNASSDTHSFATDGIVSVSCRGLHANNDFHTELRCEDPHQPTNSEDRVFDTSTMKSDVPAAVAKVATCGENGISVEGGTQLGVRDTNPHPLLASGSNDSATSLEVKRAVGPSPSKIPSLCQGNCQHSDTRTTGLPMRSVSGQGSPTDADRGEASTFSTEEKTTDRGSLSDVGSEKENFVVRDHMRNTVPVQCLLSFEDLANKLPPWLRHGLMRSGYIAPSLVQSVAIPLFMAKHDVVGVAPTGSGKTVAFALPALAALARRLESDHVENSASTEASGDPSEESGRVRAVPHVLVLCPTRELVQQTRRVFSLLSENAVRIAGMYGGQDREQQLEYVRHMGGCDVLVATPGRLCDFVEAREVSLKAVSFLIMDEADRMLELGFAPQLEFLMSDIKRYRRSRQTTMWTATWNATVGGLATRFMQPERLLLEVDREHKVNSNVTQRMYALSDPSQRLQAIVKL; translated from the coding sequence ATGCGACACTGGACATTTCACTGCTTGCGGACTGTTCGTCAGTGCTCAGTGAAAGTTGGTAGTGCTTACTGGGGTCCACGCAGCGTCCAATTTCGTCACGCTAAATTACCTCCCCACGATGCAGGTAACGCTCATGCCACTTCAGGTATGGCGACGGTACAGGAGGTTGAAAGTGGTGCACCCCGAAAGTACGGAGTTGTGGGGATGCCTCACGCTCCTCCCGTTGAAAGCCATGAAAGTAACGCGTCGAGTGACACACATTCTTTCGCAACCGAtggtattgtgagtgtgtcaTGCAGAGGTTTGCATGCAAACAATGATTTTCACACTGAGCTGCGTTGTGAGGACCCTCACCAGCCCACCAACAGTGAGGACCGAGTGTTTGATACTTCAACTATGAAGAGTGACGTCCCCGCCGCCGTGGCAAAGGTAGCGACATGCGGCGAGAATGGCATCAGTGTTGAGGGTGGAACGCAACTTGGCGTGCGTGACACCAATCCACATCCATTATTGGCTTCGGGTAGTAATGACTCAGCAACTTCTCTGGAGGTAAAGCGTGCAGTGGGGCCATCTCCTTCGAAGATTCCCTCACTATGTCAGGGCAATTGCCAACACAGTGACACACGCACAACTGGTCTTCCAATGCGGTCTGTGAGTGGACAGGGCTCACCAACTGATGCCGATCGCGGCGAAGCCTCAACGTTCAGcacagaggaaaaaacaactgacCGCGGCTCCTTGAGTGATGTGggcagtgaaaaagaaaatttcgTTGTGCGCGATCACATGCGAAATACTGTCCCTGTACAGTGCCTTCTCTCTTTCGAGGATCTCGCCAACAAGTTGCCTCCGTGGTTACGGCACGGACTTATGCGATCCGGGTATATTGCACCAAGTCTTGTGCAGTCTGTGGCGATTCCTTTGTTTATGGCAAAACACGACGTTGTTGGGGTTGCGCCAACCGGGAGTGGAAAAACTGTAGCGTTCGCGCTTCCTGCGCTTGCAGCCCTCGCCAGGCGGCTGGAGAGTGACCATGTTGAAAATAGCGCAAGTACTGAGGCCAGCGGAGATCCATCGGAGGAGTCTGGGAGGGTGCGGGCGGTGCCGCATGTGCTGGTTCTGTGCCCCACTAGAGAATTAGTGCAACAAACGCGTCGGGTTTTTTCCCTGTTGTCGGAAAATGCAGTGCGCATAGCTGGTATGTACGGAGGACAGGATCGGGAGCAGCAACTGGAATATGTGCGGCACATGGGGGGATGCGACGTACTGGTGGCGACCCCGGGCCGGCTTTGTGACTTTGTTGAGGCCCGAGAAGTCAGCCTGAAGGCGGTGAGCTTTCTTATTATGGACGAAGCAGACCGAATGTTGGAGCTTGGTTTTGCACCGCAGTTGGAGTTTCTGATGTCAGATATTAAGAGGTATCGACGAAGCCGGCAGACAACGATGTGGACGGCCACATGGAATGCCACCGTTGGGGGACTGGCCACGCGGTTTATGCAACCTGAGCGGCTTTTGCTAGAAGTAGACCGTGAGCATAAGGTTAACTCGAATGTTACGCAAAGAATGTACGCTTTGTCCGACCCTTCTCAACGGTTACAGGCAATTGTTAAGCTTTA